A genomic stretch from Helianthus annuus cultivar XRQ/B chromosome 1, HanXRQr2.0-SUNRISE, whole genome shotgun sequence includes:
- the LOC110870101 gene encoding UPF0481 protein At3g47200 isoform X1, which produces MERGGDLEFGEVELIQDTIQGLSSFVENEDNHTNRFSSSIHRKPGFKPTPLFVDGKSHTTKALEETTFTTERGGDLEFGEVDSIQNGVENEENHTNRFSPSIHRRKPEETTFTMERGDLEFGEVELIQGLLIRWWMCIARFVTYLEIMSSTMVGDTNMIQDSVVQRLLCHVKKEKEESHINQFSPSNYMAPRTLRDMSPSSFNPQVVSIGPLHKEDEKVQAFEVRKTSYLIDLMRRAKSPPEEILKLCVEKVYTSLEKIKACYLWTKACGDTEIAYMMIMDACFILEFLFRYWIYDAKVYEEGVLQHSVIFYDLVLLENQIPFFILDEIFQCTVLKFRPNASLLELIYPVLDFANIFKERININAISVNNTHHILSLLHQCYKPPDNIKKGSLKSTIPSVMNLDRAGVNFKPNNDPTWLMGMKVELYMFPCFFGSLSKPTLRIPVLEIYDSTEIVLRNLIAYEQSGQTHTYVTSYAYAMDTLVDTQEDVVKLVDSGVLVNALGSNAEAANMINGICKGPILPDFFYEEQWVKLNKYCDAYWPKNIANMKRTYFSSPWNMIALVAGIILFAVTVVQTIFTIKST; this is translated from the exons ATGGAAAGAGGAGGCGATTTGGAGTTTGGAGAAGTAGAATTGATTCAAGACACCATCCAAGGTCTTTCTAGTTTTGTAGAAAATGAAGACAACCATACGAACCGGTTTTCCTCATCAATTCACAGGAAACCTG GATTTAAACCCACACCATTGTTTGTAGATGGCAAGTCCCATACAACTAAAGCACTAG AAGAAACAACATTCACCACGGAAAGAGGAGGCGATTTGGAGTTTGGAGAAGTAGACTCGATTCAAAATGGTGTAGAAAATGAAGAAAACCATACGAACCGCTTTTCACCATCAATTCACAGGAGGAAACCTG AAGAAACAACATTCACTATGGAAAGAGGCGATTTGGAGTTTGGAGAAGTAGAATTGATTCaag GTTTACTAATCCGTTGGTGGATGTGCATTGCTCGCTTTGTCACTTATTTAGAGATCATGTCAAGCACTATGGTGGGAGACACAAACATGATTCAAGACAGTGTCGTTCAACGTCTTCTTTGTCATgtcaaaaaagaaaaagaagagagcCATATAAACCAATTTTCACCATCAAATTACATGGCACCTCGTACACTACGTGATATGAGCCCAAGTTCTTTCAACCCTCAGGTGGTCTCTATTGGACCTTTGCACAAAGAAGATGAGAAAGTGCAAGCATTTGAAGTGCGGAAAACAAGTTATCTAATTGACCTAATGCGACGTGCCAAATCCCCACCAGAGGAAATATTGAAATTATGTGTAGAGAAGGTGTACACTTCACTGGAAAAAATCAAGGCCTGTTATCTTTGGACGAAGGCCTGTGGTGATACTGAAATTGCCTACATGATGATTATGGATGCTTGTTTCATACTTGAATTCTTGTTCAGGTATTGGATTTACGATGCAAAAGTATATGAAGAAGGAGTATTGCAACACAGTGTCATATTTTATGATTTGGTATTGCTAGAAAATCAGATCCCTTTCTTTATTCTTGATGAAATATTTCAGTGCACGGTATTGAAATTCAGACCTAATGCCTCCCTTCTTGAACTTATCTATCCAGTTCTAGATTTTGCCAACATCTTTAAAGAACGTATAAATATCAATGCTATATCAGTTAATAATACTCATCATATTCTTAGCCTTCTACATCAATGCTACAAGCCTCCGGATAACATTAAAAAAGGTTCTCTCAAGTCAACTATCCCTTCGGTTATGAATTTAGACAGGGCTGGGGTGAACTTCAAACCTAATAATGATCCAACATGGCTTATGGGGATGAAAGTGGAATTATATATGTTCCCATGTTTTTTTGGGTCTTTGAGTAAGCCTACTCTTAGAATCCCAGTATTAGAGATTTATGATTCCACTGAGATCGTTTTAAGAAATCTCATTGCCTACGAGCAGTCAGGTCAAACTCATACTTATGTTACGTCATATGCTTATGCCATGGATACACTAGTGGATACTCAAGAAGATGTTGTAAAGCTGGTAGACTCAGGAGTCCTTGTCAACGCTTTGGGTTCTAATGCTGAAGCTGCTAATATGATCAACGGCATATGCAAAGGACCTATATTGCCGGATTTCTTTTACGAAGAACAATGGGTAAAACTGAATAAGTACTGTGATGCTTACTGGCCAAAAAATATAGCAAACATGAAGAGGACTTACTTTAGCAGTCCATGGAATATGATTGCTCTAGTTGCTGGAATCATTCTATTTGCTGTAACGGTAGTTCAGACCATCTTTACGATTAAGTCTACTTAA
- the LOC110870101 gene encoding UPF0481 protein At3g47200 isoform X3, translating into MERGGDLEFGEVELIQDTIQGLSSFVENEDNHTNRFSSSIHRKPEETTFTTERGGDLEFGEVDSIQNGVENEENHTNRFSPSIHRRKPEETTFTMERGDLEFGEVELIQGLLIRWWMCIARFVTYLEIMSSTMVGDTNMIQDSVVQRLLCHVKKEKEESHINQFSPSNYMAPRTLRDMSPSSFNPQVVSIGPLHKEDEKVQAFEVRKTSYLIDLMRRAKSPPEEILKLCVEKVYTSLEKIKACYLWTKACGDTEIAYMMIMDACFILEFLFRYWIYDAKVYEEGVLQHSVIFYDLVLLENQIPFFILDEIFQCTVLKFRPNASLLELIYPVLDFANIFKERININAISVNNTHHILSLLHQCYKPPDNIKKGSLKSTIPSVMNLDRAGVNFKPNNDPTWLMGMKVELYMFPCFFGSLSKPTLRIPVLEIYDSTEIVLRNLIAYEQSGQTHTYVTSYAYAMDTLVDTQEDVVKLVDSGVLVNALGSNAEAANMINGICKGPILPDFFYEEQWVKLNKYCDAYWPKNIANMKRTYFSSPWNMIALVAGIILFAVTVVQTIFTIKST; encoded by the exons ATGGAAAGAGGAGGCGATTTGGAGTTTGGAGAAGTAGAATTGATTCAAGACACCATCCAAGGTCTTTCTAGTTTTGTAGAAAATGAAGACAACCATACGAACCGGTTTTCCTCATCAATTCACAGGAAACCTG AAGAAACAACATTCACCACGGAAAGAGGAGGCGATTTGGAGTTTGGAGAAGTAGACTCGATTCAAAATGGTGTAGAAAATGAAGAAAACCATACGAACCGCTTTTCACCATCAATTCACAGGAGGAAACCTG AAGAAACAACATTCACTATGGAAAGAGGCGATTTGGAGTTTGGAGAAGTAGAATTGATTCaag GTTTACTAATCCGTTGGTGGATGTGCATTGCTCGCTTTGTCACTTATTTAGAGATCATGTCAAGCACTATGGTGGGAGACACAAACATGATTCAAGACAGTGTCGTTCAACGTCTTCTTTGTCATgtcaaaaaagaaaaagaagagagcCATATAAACCAATTTTCACCATCAAATTACATGGCACCTCGTACACTACGTGATATGAGCCCAAGTTCTTTCAACCCTCAGGTGGTCTCTATTGGACCTTTGCACAAAGAAGATGAGAAAGTGCAAGCATTTGAAGTGCGGAAAACAAGTTATCTAATTGACCTAATGCGACGTGCCAAATCCCCACCAGAGGAAATATTGAAATTATGTGTAGAGAAGGTGTACACTTCACTGGAAAAAATCAAGGCCTGTTATCTTTGGACGAAGGCCTGTGGTGATACTGAAATTGCCTACATGATGATTATGGATGCTTGTTTCATACTTGAATTCTTGTTCAGGTATTGGATTTACGATGCAAAAGTATATGAAGAAGGAGTATTGCAACACAGTGTCATATTTTATGATTTGGTATTGCTAGAAAATCAGATCCCTTTCTTTATTCTTGATGAAATATTTCAGTGCACGGTATTGAAATTCAGACCTAATGCCTCCCTTCTTGAACTTATCTATCCAGTTCTAGATTTTGCCAACATCTTTAAAGAACGTATAAATATCAATGCTATATCAGTTAATAATACTCATCATATTCTTAGCCTTCTACATCAATGCTACAAGCCTCCGGATAACATTAAAAAAGGTTCTCTCAAGTCAACTATCCCTTCGGTTATGAATTTAGACAGGGCTGGGGTGAACTTCAAACCTAATAATGATCCAACATGGCTTATGGGGATGAAAGTGGAATTATATATGTTCCCATGTTTTTTTGGGTCTTTGAGTAAGCCTACTCTTAGAATCCCAGTATTAGAGATTTATGATTCCACTGAGATCGTTTTAAGAAATCTCATTGCCTACGAGCAGTCAGGTCAAACTCATACTTATGTTACGTCATATGCTTATGCCATGGATACACTAGTGGATACTCAAGAAGATGTTGTAAAGCTGGTAGACTCAGGAGTCCTTGTCAACGCTTTGGGTTCTAATGCTGAAGCTGCTAATATGATCAACGGCATATGCAAAGGACCTATATTGCCGGATTTCTTTTACGAAGAACAATGGGTAAAACTGAATAAGTACTGTGATGCTTACTGGCCAAAAAATATAGCAAACATGAAGAGGACTTACTTTAGCAGTCCATGGAATATGATTGCTCTAGTTGCTGGAATCATTCTATTTGCTGTAACGGTAGTTCAGACCATCTTTACGATTAAGTCTACTTAA
- the LOC110870101 gene encoding UPF0481 protein At3g47200 isoform X5: protein MERGGDLEFGEVELIQDTIQEETTFTTERGGDLEFGEVDSIQNGVENEENHTNRFSPSIHRRKPEETTFTMERGDLEFGEVELIQGLLIRWWMCIARFVTYLEIMSSTMVGDTNMIQDSVVQRLLCHVKKEKEESHINQFSPSNYMAPRTLRDMSPSSFNPQVVSIGPLHKEDEKVQAFEVRKTSYLIDLMRRAKSPPEEILKLCVEKVYTSLEKIKACYLWTKACGDTEIAYMMIMDACFILEFLFRYWIYDAKVYEEGVLQHSVIFYDLVLLENQIPFFILDEIFQCTVLKFRPNASLLELIYPVLDFANIFKERININAISVNNTHHILSLLHQCYKPPDNIKKGSLKSTIPSVMNLDRAGVNFKPNNDPTWLMGMKVELYMFPCFFGSLSKPTLRIPVLEIYDSTEIVLRNLIAYEQSGQTHTYVTSYAYAMDTLVDTQEDVVKLVDSGVLVNALGSNAEAANMINGICKGPILPDFFYEEQWVKLNKYCDAYWPKNIANMKRTYFSSPWNMIALVAGIILFAVTVVQTIFTIKST, encoded by the exons ATGGAAAGAGGAGGCGATTTGGAGTTTGGAGAAGTAGAATTGATTCAAGACACCATCCAAG AAGAAACAACATTCACCACGGAAAGAGGAGGCGATTTGGAGTTTGGAGAAGTAGACTCGATTCAAAATGGTGTAGAAAATGAAGAAAACCATACGAACCGCTTTTCACCATCAATTCACAGGAGGAAACCTG AAGAAACAACATTCACTATGGAAAGAGGCGATTTGGAGTTTGGAGAAGTAGAATTGATTCaag GTTTACTAATCCGTTGGTGGATGTGCATTGCTCGCTTTGTCACTTATTTAGAGATCATGTCAAGCACTATGGTGGGAGACACAAACATGATTCAAGACAGTGTCGTTCAACGTCTTCTTTGTCATgtcaaaaaagaaaaagaagagagcCATATAAACCAATTTTCACCATCAAATTACATGGCACCTCGTACACTACGTGATATGAGCCCAAGTTCTTTCAACCCTCAGGTGGTCTCTATTGGACCTTTGCACAAAGAAGATGAGAAAGTGCAAGCATTTGAAGTGCGGAAAACAAGTTATCTAATTGACCTAATGCGACGTGCCAAATCCCCACCAGAGGAAATATTGAAATTATGTGTAGAGAAGGTGTACACTTCACTGGAAAAAATCAAGGCCTGTTATCTTTGGACGAAGGCCTGTGGTGATACTGAAATTGCCTACATGATGATTATGGATGCTTGTTTCATACTTGAATTCTTGTTCAGGTATTGGATTTACGATGCAAAAGTATATGAAGAAGGAGTATTGCAACACAGTGTCATATTTTATGATTTGGTATTGCTAGAAAATCAGATCCCTTTCTTTATTCTTGATGAAATATTTCAGTGCACGGTATTGAAATTCAGACCTAATGCCTCCCTTCTTGAACTTATCTATCCAGTTCTAGATTTTGCCAACATCTTTAAAGAACGTATAAATATCAATGCTATATCAGTTAATAATACTCATCATATTCTTAGCCTTCTACATCAATGCTACAAGCCTCCGGATAACATTAAAAAAGGTTCTCTCAAGTCAACTATCCCTTCGGTTATGAATTTAGACAGGGCTGGGGTGAACTTCAAACCTAATAATGATCCAACATGGCTTATGGGGATGAAAGTGGAATTATATATGTTCCCATGTTTTTTTGGGTCTTTGAGTAAGCCTACTCTTAGAATCCCAGTATTAGAGATTTATGATTCCACTGAGATCGTTTTAAGAAATCTCATTGCCTACGAGCAGTCAGGTCAAACTCATACTTATGTTACGTCATATGCTTATGCCATGGATACACTAGTGGATACTCAAGAAGATGTTGTAAAGCTGGTAGACTCAGGAGTCCTTGTCAACGCTTTGGGTTCTAATGCTGAAGCTGCTAATATGATCAACGGCATATGCAAAGGACCTATATTGCCGGATTTCTTTTACGAAGAACAATGGGTAAAACTGAATAAGTACTGTGATGCTTACTGGCCAAAAAATATAGCAAACATGAAGAGGACTTACTTTAGCAGTCCATGGAATATGATTGCTCTAGTTGCTGGAATCATTCTATTTGCTGTAACGGTAGTTCAGACCATCTTTACGATTAAGTCTACTTAA
- the LOC110870101 gene encoding UPF0481 protein At3g47200 isoform X2 — translation MERGGDLEFGEVELIQDTIQGLSSFVENEDNHTNRFSSSIHRKPGFKPTPLFVDGKSHTTKALEETTFTTERGGDLEFGEVDSIQNGVENEENHTNRFSPSIHRRKPEETTFTMERGDLEFGEVELIQEIMSSTMVGDTNMIQDSVVQRLLCHVKKEKEESHINQFSPSNYMAPRTLRDMSPSSFNPQVVSIGPLHKEDEKVQAFEVRKTSYLIDLMRRAKSPPEEILKLCVEKVYTSLEKIKACYLWTKACGDTEIAYMMIMDACFILEFLFRYWIYDAKVYEEGVLQHSVIFYDLVLLENQIPFFILDEIFQCTVLKFRPNASLLELIYPVLDFANIFKERININAISVNNTHHILSLLHQCYKPPDNIKKGSLKSTIPSVMNLDRAGVNFKPNNDPTWLMGMKVELYMFPCFFGSLSKPTLRIPVLEIYDSTEIVLRNLIAYEQSGQTHTYVTSYAYAMDTLVDTQEDVVKLVDSGVLVNALGSNAEAANMINGICKGPILPDFFYEEQWVKLNKYCDAYWPKNIANMKRTYFSSPWNMIALVAGIILFAVTVVQTIFTIKST, via the exons ATGGAAAGAGGAGGCGATTTGGAGTTTGGAGAAGTAGAATTGATTCAAGACACCATCCAAGGTCTTTCTAGTTTTGTAGAAAATGAAGACAACCATACGAACCGGTTTTCCTCATCAATTCACAGGAAACCTG GATTTAAACCCACACCATTGTTTGTAGATGGCAAGTCCCATACAACTAAAGCACTAG AAGAAACAACATTCACCACGGAAAGAGGAGGCGATTTGGAGTTTGGAGAAGTAGACTCGATTCAAAATGGTGTAGAAAATGAAGAAAACCATACGAACCGCTTTTCACCATCAATTCACAGGAGGAAACCTG AAGAAACAACATTCACTATGGAAAGAGGCGATTTGGAGTTTGGAGAAGTAGAATTGATTCaag AGATCATGTCAAGCACTATGGTGGGAGACACAAACATGATTCAAGACAGTGTCGTTCAACGTCTTCTTTGTCATgtcaaaaaagaaaaagaagagagcCATATAAACCAATTTTCACCATCAAATTACATGGCACCTCGTACACTACGTGATATGAGCCCAAGTTCTTTCAACCCTCAGGTGGTCTCTATTGGACCTTTGCACAAAGAAGATGAGAAAGTGCAAGCATTTGAAGTGCGGAAAACAAGTTATCTAATTGACCTAATGCGACGTGCCAAATCCCCACCAGAGGAAATATTGAAATTATGTGTAGAGAAGGTGTACACTTCACTGGAAAAAATCAAGGCCTGTTATCTTTGGACGAAGGCCTGTGGTGATACTGAAATTGCCTACATGATGATTATGGATGCTTGTTTCATACTTGAATTCTTGTTCAGGTATTGGATTTACGATGCAAAAGTATATGAAGAAGGAGTATTGCAACACAGTGTCATATTTTATGATTTGGTATTGCTAGAAAATCAGATCCCTTTCTTTATTCTTGATGAAATATTTCAGTGCACGGTATTGAAATTCAGACCTAATGCCTCCCTTCTTGAACTTATCTATCCAGTTCTAGATTTTGCCAACATCTTTAAAGAACGTATAAATATCAATGCTATATCAGTTAATAATACTCATCATATTCTTAGCCTTCTACATCAATGCTACAAGCCTCCGGATAACATTAAAAAAGGTTCTCTCAAGTCAACTATCCCTTCGGTTATGAATTTAGACAGGGCTGGGGTGAACTTCAAACCTAATAATGATCCAACATGGCTTATGGGGATGAAAGTGGAATTATATATGTTCCCATGTTTTTTTGGGTCTTTGAGTAAGCCTACTCTTAGAATCCCAGTATTAGAGATTTATGATTCCACTGAGATCGTTTTAAGAAATCTCATTGCCTACGAGCAGTCAGGTCAAACTCATACTTATGTTACGTCATATGCTTATGCCATGGATACACTAGTGGATACTCAAGAAGATGTTGTAAAGCTGGTAGACTCAGGAGTCCTTGTCAACGCTTTGGGTTCTAATGCTGAAGCTGCTAATATGATCAACGGCATATGCAAAGGACCTATATTGCCGGATTTCTTTTACGAAGAACAATGGGTAAAACTGAATAAGTACTGTGATGCTTACTGGCCAAAAAATATAGCAAACATGAAGAGGACTTACTTTAGCAGTCCATGGAATATGATTGCTCTAGTTGCTGGAATCATTCTATTTGCTGTAACGGTAGTTCAGACCATCTTTACGATTAAGTCTACTTAA
- the LOC110870101 gene encoding UPF0481 protein At3g47200 isoform X7, which translates to MERGGDLEFGEVELIQDTIQGLSSFVENEDNHTNRFSSSIHRKPEETTFTMERGDLEFGEVELIQGLLIRWWMCIARFVTYLEIMSSTMVGDTNMIQDSVVQRLLCHVKKEKEESHINQFSPSNYMAPRTLRDMSPSSFNPQVVSIGPLHKEDEKVQAFEVRKTSYLIDLMRRAKSPPEEILKLCVEKVYTSLEKIKACYLWTKACGDTEIAYMMIMDACFILEFLFRYWIYDAKVYEEGVLQHSVIFYDLVLLENQIPFFILDEIFQCTVLKFRPNASLLELIYPVLDFANIFKERININAISVNNTHHILSLLHQCYKPPDNIKKGSLKSTIPSVMNLDRAGVNFKPNNDPTWLMGMKVELYMFPCFFGSLSKPTLRIPVLEIYDSTEIVLRNLIAYEQSGQTHTYVTSYAYAMDTLVDTQEDVVKLVDSGVLVNALGSNAEAANMINGICKGPILPDFFYEEQWVKLNKYCDAYWPKNIANMKRTYFSSPWNMIALVAGIILFAVTVVQTIFTIKST; encoded by the exons ATGGAAAGAGGAGGCGATTTGGAGTTTGGAGAAGTAGAATTGATTCAAGACACCATCCAAGGTCTTTCTAGTTTTGTAGAAAATGAAGACAACCATACGAACCGGTTTTCCTCATCAATTCACAGGAAACCTG AAGAAACAACATTCACTATGGAAAGAGGCGATTTGGAGTTTGGAGAAGTAGAATTGATTCaag GTTTACTAATCCGTTGGTGGATGTGCATTGCTCGCTTTGTCACTTATTTAGAGATCATGTCAAGCACTATGGTGGGAGACACAAACATGATTCAAGACAGTGTCGTTCAACGTCTTCTTTGTCATgtcaaaaaagaaaaagaagagagcCATATAAACCAATTTTCACCATCAAATTACATGGCACCTCGTACACTACGTGATATGAGCCCAAGTTCTTTCAACCCTCAGGTGGTCTCTATTGGACCTTTGCACAAAGAAGATGAGAAAGTGCAAGCATTTGAAGTGCGGAAAACAAGTTATCTAATTGACCTAATGCGACGTGCCAAATCCCCACCAGAGGAAATATTGAAATTATGTGTAGAGAAGGTGTACACTTCACTGGAAAAAATCAAGGCCTGTTATCTTTGGACGAAGGCCTGTGGTGATACTGAAATTGCCTACATGATGATTATGGATGCTTGTTTCATACTTGAATTCTTGTTCAGGTATTGGATTTACGATGCAAAAGTATATGAAGAAGGAGTATTGCAACACAGTGTCATATTTTATGATTTGGTATTGCTAGAAAATCAGATCCCTTTCTTTATTCTTGATGAAATATTTCAGTGCACGGTATTGAAATTCAGACCTAATGCCTCCCTTCTTGAACTTATCTATCCAGTTCTAGATTTTGCCAACATCTTTAAAGAACGTATAAATATCAATGCTATATCAGTTAATAATACTCATCATATTCTTAGCCTTCTACATCAATGCTACAAGCCTCCGGATAACATTAAAAAAGGTTCTCTCAAGTCAACTATCCCTTCGGTTATGAATTTAGACAGGGCTGGGGTGAACTTCAAACCTAATAATGATCCAACATGGCTTATGGGGATGAAAGTGGAATTATATATGTTCCCATGTTTTTTTGGGTCTTTGAGTAAGCCTACTCTTAGAATCCCAGTATTAGAGATTTATGATTCCACTGAGATCGTTTTAAGAAATCTCATTGCCTACGAGCAGTCAGGTCAAACTCATACTTATGTTACGTCATATGCTTATGCCATGGATACACTAGTGGATACTCAAGAAGATGTTGTAAAGCTGGTAGACTCAGGAGTCCTTGTCAACGCTTTGGGTTCTAATGCTGAAGCTGCTAATATGATCAACGGCATATGCAAAGGACCTATATTGCCGGATTTCTTTTACGAAGAACAATGGGTAAAACTGAATAAGTACTGTGATGCTTACTGGCCAAAAAATATAGCAAACATGAAGAGGACTTACTTTAGCAGTCCATGGAATATGATTGCTCTAGTTGCTGGAATCATTCTATTTGCTGTAACGGTAGTTCAGACCATCTTTACGATTAAGTCTACTTAA
- the LOC110870101 gene encoding UPF0481 protein At3g47200 isoform X8, with protein MERGGDLEFGEVELIQDTIQGLSSFVENEDNHTNRFSSSIHRKPEETTFTMERGDLEFGEVELIQEIMSSTMVGDTNMIQDSVVQRLLCHVKKEKEESHINQFSPSNYMAPRTLRDMSPSSFNPQVVSIGPLHKEDEKVQAFEVRKTSYLIDLMRRAKSPPEEILKLCVEKVYTSLEKIKACYLWTKACGDTEIAYMMIMDACFILEFLFRYWIYDAKVYEEGVLQHSVIFYDLVLLENQIPFFILDEIFQCTVLKFRPNASLLELIYPVLDFANIFKERININAISVNNTHHILSLLHQCYKPPDNIKKGSLKSTIPSVMNLDRAGVNFKPNNDPTWLMGMKVELYMFPCFFGSLSKPTLRIPVLEIYDSTEIVLRNLIAYEQSGQTHTYVTSYAYAMDTLVDTQEDVVKLVDSGVLVNALGSNAEAANMINGICKGPILPDFFYEEQWVKLNKYCDAYWPKNIANMKRTYFSSPWNMIALVAGIILFAVTVVQTIFTIKST; from the exons ATGGAAAGAGGAGGCGATTTGGAGTTTGGAGAAGTAGAATTGATTCAAGACACCATCCAAGGTCTTTCTAGTTTTGTAGAAAATGAAGACAACCATACGAACCGGTTTTCCTCATCAATTCACAGGAAACCTG AAGAAACAACATTCACTATGGAAAGAGGCGATTTGGAGTTTGGAGAAGTAGAATTGATTCaag AGATCATGTCAAGCACTATGGTGGGAGACACAAACATGATTCAAGACAGTGTCGTTCAACGTCTTCTTTGTCATgtcaaaaaagaaaaagaagagagcCATATAAACCAATTTTCACCATCAAATTACATGGCACCTCGTACACTACGTGATATGAGCCCAAGTTCTTTCAACCCTCAGGTGGTCTCTATTGGACCTTTGCACAAAGAAGATGAGAAAGTGCAAGCATTTGAAGTGCGGAAAACAAGTTATCTAATTGACCTAATGCGACGTGCCAAATCCCCACCAGAGGAAATATTGAAATTATGTGTAGAGAAGGTGTACACTTCACTGGAAAAAATCAAGGCCTGTTATCTTTGGACGAAGGCCTGTGGTGATACTGAAATTGCCTACATGATGATTATGGATGCTTGTTTCATACTTGAATTCTTGTTCAGGTATTGGATTTACGATGCAAAAGTATATGAAGAAGGAGTATTGCAACACAGTGTCATATTTTATGATTTGGTATTGCTAGAAAATCAGATCCCTTTCTTTATTCTTGATGAAATATTTCAGTGCACGGTATTGAAATTCAGACCTAATGCCTCCCTTCTTGAACTTATCTATCCAGTTCTAGATTTTGCCAACATCTTTAAAGAACGTATAAATATCAATGCTATATCAGTTAATAATACTCATCATATTCTTAGCCTTCTACATCAATGCTACAAGCCTCCGGATAACATTAAAAAAGGTTCTCTCAAGTCAACTATCCCTTCGGTTATGAATTTAGACAGGGCTGGGGTGAACTTCAAACCTAATAATGATCCAACATGGCTTATGGGGATGAAAGTGGAATTATATATGTTCCCATGTTTTTTTGGGTCTTTGAGTAAGCCTACTCTTAGAATCCCAGTATTAGAGATTTATGATTCCACTGAGATCGTTTTAAGAAATCTCATTGCCTACGAGCAGTCAGGTCAAACTCATACTTATGTTACGTCATATGCTTATGCCATGGATACACTAGTGGATACTCAAGAAGATGTTGTAAAGCTGGTAGACTCAGGAGTCCTTGTCAACGCTTTGGGTTCTAATGCTGAAGCTGCTAATATGATCAACGGCATATGCAAAGGACCTATATTGCCGGATTTCTTTTACGAAGAACAATGGGTAAAACTGAATAAGTACTGTGATGCTTACTGGCCAAAAAATATAGCAAACATGAAGAGGACTTACTTTAGCAGTCCATGGAATATGATTGCTCTAGTTGCTGGAATCATTCTATTTGCTGTAACGGTAGTTCAGACCATCTTTACGATTAAGTCTACTTAA